The Gemmatirosa kalamazoonensis nucleotide sequence GCAGCACGAGGGCGACGACGGCGCCGAGTCCATAGGCGAGCCAGCGCATGCGAGGGACGGGTTGGATGTTGGGTCGAGCAGGTCGCTCGCTATGCTCTTGACGACTTCGAGAGGGAGCGGGAGCGGCGCTGCTGGGCGGCGACGGCGGCGCGGGCGAGCGCGGCGAGGCCGTCGAGCGCGGCACGGCGCTCGGCGGCGGGGAGCTCGGCGAGCATGTCCGCGACGAGATCGGGCTCGAGCACCGAGTGCGCGGCGCGGACGCGGGCGCCGGCATCGGTCAGGCGGAGCTGCACGCGACGGCGGTCGGCGGGGTCGAGCACGCGGTCGACGTAGCCCTGCCGGACGAGCCGCCCGACGGCGATGGACATGGTGCCGGGCGTGACGCCCATGTGCTCGGCCAGCTCGCCGAGGATCGTCGGCTGCACGGTATCGAGGTGGTCGAGGATGCTGACCTGGTGGGTGCTCACGAGCGCGCCGCTGTCCGGGTCGCGCACGTGGCGGCGGTGGCAGCCGAAGTAGATCCGCGGATAGTCGCGGAAGACGGCGGCGACGTCGTCCGGCAGAGTCGGCGGGGCAGTCACGGGCCCACGATAGGGCATTTATTTGGTTTGTCAATACAAAACATTTTTCGGGAACACCGGGCATCCGGTCGGCGTTTCAAGGACGTAGACCGTGCGACTCCTTCCGACCACCGCCATGACCCGCGCCTTCCTGTTCGCCGCCGCGCTGCTCGCTGCGCTCCCCGCCGCCGCCCAAACGACCGCGAAGCGGAGCGACGCCGACCTGCGGCGCGCGCTCACGCCGCTGCAGTACGAGGTCACGCAGCACGCCGCCACCGAGACGCCGTTCCGCAACGCGTTCTGGGACAACCACCGCGCCGGCATCTACGTCGACATCGTCTCCGGCGAGCCGCTGTTCTCGTCGCTCGACAAGTTCGACTCGGGGACCGGCTGGCCGAGCTTCACGCGGCCGCTCGAGCCGACGAACATCAAGCAGAACGTCGACCGCGAGCTCGGCATGGTGCGCACCGAGGTCCGCTCCACGCACGCGAACTCGCACCTCGGCCACCTGTTCGACGACGGACCGGCGCCGACGGGGCTCCGCTACTGCATCAACTCCGCG carries:
- the msrB gene encoding peptide-methionine (R)-S-oxide reductase MsrB, with translation MTRAFLFAAALLAALPAAAQTTAKRSDADLRRALTPLQYEVTQHAATETPFRNAFWDNHRAGIYVDIVSGEPLFSSLDKFDSGTGWPSFTRPLEPTNIKQNVDRELGMVRTEVRSTHANSHLGHLFDDGPAPTGLRYCINSASLRFVPVDSLQALGYGKYAAAFKAKR
- a CDS encoding MarR family winged helix-turn-helix transcriptional regulator; protein product: MTAPPTLPDDVAAVFRDYPRIYFGCHRRHVRDPDSGALVSTHQVSILDHLDTVQPTILGELAEHMGVTPGTMSIAVGRLVRQGYVDRVLDPADRRRVQLRLTDAGARVRAAHSVLEPDLVADMLAELPAAERRAALDGLAALARAAVAAQQRRSRSLSKSSRA